The proteins below come from a single Plantactinospora sp. KBS50 genomic window:
- a CDS encoding A/G-specific adenine glycosylase: MSETKLAALAISWYDDNARDLPWRVPGVGAWPVLVSEVMLQQTPVVRVLPVWQQWVDRWPTPAALAAEIPGEAIRMWGRLGYPRRALRLHECATALVERHDGRVPEDLDELLALPGIGSYTARAVAAFAFGQRHPVVDTNVRRLVARAVAGEPDAGPATRPADLVATAELLPPEPTVAARASAAFMELGALVCTARAPRCGACPLAAACTWYGTGRPALPGTPSRRPQRYAGTDRQVRGLLLAVLRDSRGPVPTQRLDLVWADEVQRSRALAGLVQDGLVELAGDSCVLAGERREP; encoded by the coding sequence ATGTCCGAGACGAAGCTGGCCGCTCTGGCTATTTCCTGGTACGACGACAATGCCCGTGACCTGCCGTGGCGGGTACCCGGGGTGGGTGCCTGGCCGGTGCTGGTCAGCGAGGTGATGCTGCAACAGACCCCGGTGGTCCGGGTGCTGCCGGTGTGGCAGCAGTGGGTGGACCGCTGGCCCACCCCGGCCGCGCTCGCCGCGGAGATCCCGGGCGAGGCGATCCGGATGTGGGGACGGCTGGGCTATCCGCGCCGGGCGCTGCGACTCCACGAGTGCGCCACCGCGCTGGTGGAGCGGCACGACGGTCGGGTGCCGGAGGATCTGGACGAGCTGCTGGCGCTGCCGGGGATCGGCAGCTACACGGCCAGGGCGGTGGCGGCCTTCGCCTTCGGCCAGCGGCATCCGGTGGTCGACACGAACGTCCGGCGGCTGGTGGCGCGGGCCGTTGCCGGTGAACCGGACGCGGGGCCGGCGACCCGGCCCGCGGACCTGGTGGCCACCGCCGAACTGCTGCCGCCGGAGCCGACGGTGGCCGCCCGGGCCAGCGCGGCCTTCATGGAACTGGGTGCGCTCGTCTGCACCGCTCGGGCGCCTCGCTGCGGCGCCTGCCCGTTGGCCGCCGCCTGCACCTGGTACGGCACCGGGCGACCGGCGCTGCCGGGCACGCCGAGCCGGCGTCCCCAGCGGTACGCGGGCACCGACCGGCAGGTCCGCGGCCTGCTGCTCGCGGTGTTGCGGGACAGCCGGGGTCCGGTGCCCACGCAGCGGCTGGACCTGGTGTGGGCGGACGAGGTGCAACGGTCCCGGGCGCTGGCGGGGCTGGTCCAGGACGGGCTGGTGGAGTTGGCGGGTGACTCCTGCGTGCTGGCCGGTGAGCGGCGGGAGCCCTGA
- a CDS encoding glycine cleavage system protein R, producing the protein MNELAITVIGHDRPGIVADVADALAGLGANLTDSTMTRLRGHFAMTLVCSGPGAAEVETALAPLADDGRLLASVLSVVADHEEPPRGEPHQVAVYGADRLGIVAAVTRVLASAGANVTDLTTRLAGQLYVLVAEVDLPAGIAEDLQRRLAEVGRQLDVEVTLRRVDPDVL; encoded by the coding sequence GTGAACGAGCTTGCCATCACGGTGATCGGGCATGACCGGCCAGGCATCGTGGCCGACGTCGCGGACGCGCTGGCCGGCCTGGGCGCCAACCTCACCGACTCCACGATGACCCGGCTGCGTGGCCACTTCGCGATGACCCTGGTCTGCTCCGGGCCGGGGGCCGCCGAGGTGGAGACCGCCCTGGCGCCGCTGGCCGACGACGGCCGACTGCTCGCCTCCGTGCTGTCGGTGGTCGCCGACCACGAGGAACCGCCGCGCGGGGAACCGCATCAGGTCGCGGTGTACGGCGCAGACCGGCTCGGCATCGTGGCCGCGGTGACCAGGGTCCTGGCCTCGGCCGGCGCCAACGTCACCGACCTGACCACCCGGCTCGCCGGCCAGCTCTACGTGCTGGTCGCCGAGGTCGACCTGCCGGCCGGGATCGCCGAGGATCTCCAACGCCGGCTCGCCGAGGTGGGACGGCAGCTCGACGTGGAGGTCACCCTCCGCCGGGTCGACCCGGACGTCCTGTGA
- the radA gene encoding DNA repair protein RadA, with the protein MNSRSVSRTGSSPRGRGTARDPRPAYECDACGHQPPKWVGRCPECGEWGSVVESTLTGPTVSGRVVSSRAPAEPARPIATISAAPARARPTGVPELDRVLGGGLVPGAVVLLAGEPGVGKSTLLLDVAQQWAAGAGSPSLVVSGEESVSQVRLRAERMGALHDQLYLAAENDLSAVLGHLDAVKPGLLVLDSVQTISVSGTDGVSGGVTQVRAVTAALVAVAKERGIATVLVGHVTKDGQVAGPRVLEHLVDVVLHFEGDKHSSLRMVRGVKNRFGAADEVGCFEMHEGGITSLADPSGLFLTRYSEAVPGTCVTVAMEGRRALLTEVQALIGATVAGSPRRTVSGLDGARLAMVLAVLQRRTDRLTLHDREVFAATVGGIRVVEPAADLAVALAVASGGINLAIAPHLVAIGEVGLTGEVRRVGAVPRRLAEAARLGFRYALVPPGCGPEATGIKPDGMRITEVGDVRTALNMAARLSVDD; encoded by the coding sequence GTGAATTCCCGCTCGGTATCCCGTACCGGATCGTCGCCGCGCGGCCGCGGCACGGCCCGCGACCCCCGTCCGGCCTACGAGTGCGACGCCTGCGGCCACCAGCCGCCCAAATGGGTGGGCCGATGCCCCGAGTGCGGCGAGTGGGGTTCGGTGGTCGAGTCCACCCTGACCGGGCCGACGGTCTCCGGGCGGGTGGTCAGCTCCCGGGCCCCGGCCGAGCCCGCCCGGCCGATCGCCACGATCAGCGCCGCGCCGGCCCGCGCCCGGCCGACCGGGGTGCCCGAGCTGGACCGGGTGCTCGGCGGCGGTCTGGTGCCCGGCGCCGTGGTGCTGCTGGCCGGTGAGCCGGGGGTCGGCAAGTCGACCCTGCTGCTCGACGTCGCCCAGCAGTGGGCGGCCGGCGCCGGCAGCCCTTCGCTGGTGGTCAGCGGCGAGGAGTCGGTCAGCCAGGTCCGGCTCCGGGCCGAACGGATGGGCGCCCTGCACGACCAGCTCTATCTCGCCGCCGAAAATGACCTGTCGGCCGTGCTGGGGCACCTCGACGCGGTGAAGCCGGGGCTGCTGGTGCTGGACTCCGTGCAGACGATCTCGGTGTCCGGCACCGACGGGGTGTCCGGCGGGGTGACCCAGGTGCGGGCCGTCACGGCGGCGCTGGTCGCGGTCGCCAAGGAACGCGGCATCGCGACCGTGCTGGTGGGGCACGTGACCAAGGACGGTCAGGTGGCCGGGCCACGGGTGCTGGAGCACCTGGTCGACGTGGTGCTGCACTTCGAGGGCGACAAGCACTCCTCGCTGCGCATGGTGCGCGGCGTCAAGAACCGGTTCGGCGCGGCCGACGAGGTCGGCTGCTTCGAGATGCACGAGGGGGGCATCACCAGCCTCGCCGACCCCTCCGGCCTGTTCCTCACCCGCTACTCCGAGGCGGTGCCGGGCACCTGCGTCACGGTGGCCATGGAGGGCCGCCGGGCCCTCCTCACCGAGGTTCAGGCGCTGATCGGAGCCACGGTGGCCGGCTCGCCCCGGCGGACCGTGTCGGGGCTGGACGGGGCGCGGCTGGCGATGGTCCTCGCGGTCCTGCAACGCCGCACCGACCGGCTCACGCTGCACGACAGGGAGGTCTTCGCGGCCACCGTCGGCGGCATCCGGGTGGTCGAACCGGCCGCCGACCTCGCGGTGGCGCTCGCGGTCGCCTCCGGCGGCATCAACCTGGCCATCGCGCCGCACCTGGTCGCGATCGGGGAGGTGGGGCTCACCGGCGAGGTGCGGCGGGTGGGTGCCGTTCCGCGCCGGCTGGCCGAGGCGGCCCGGCTGGGCTTCCGGTACGCCCTGGTGCCACCCGGCTGCGGCCCCGAGGCGACCGGCATCAAGCCGGACGGGATGCGGATCACCGAGGTGGGCGACGTCCGTACGGCGCTGAACATGGCCGCCCGACTCTCCGTCGACGACTGA
- a CDS encoding peptide deformylase, whose product MTGGATDLAGWTVAELGPPGRVRPVVVAPSPVLSGAAAQVDPCSDEAVRLAADLVATMRVSPGCVGLAAPQIGVPAHVFAVDVTGHPKSVSVHGEFVLCNAVIVEATRWRPGREGCMSVPDLTGDVKRATRLVVTGRLPGTGEHVRLTTDGFEARALQHEIDHCVGKLFLDRVAGAHAIFPRKVYQ is encoded by the coding sequence GTGACCGGCGGGGCCACCGATCTCGCCGGCTGGACCGTGGCCGAACTCGGTCCGCCCGGGCGGGTCCGCCCGGTGGTGGTCGCACCGTCCCCGGTGCTGAGCGGCGCTGCGGCGCAGGTCGACCCGTGTTCCGACGAGGCGGTCCGGCTGGCGGCGGACCTGGTGGCGACCATGCGGGTGTCGCCGGGCTGCGTCGGTCTCGCCGCGCCCCAGATCGGGGTGCCGGCGCACGTGTTCGCCGTCGACGTCACCGGGCACCCCAAGTCGGTGAGCGTGCACGGTGAGTTCGTGCTCTGCAACGCCGTGATCGTCGAGGCGACCCGGTGGCGGCCCGGCCGGGAGGGCTGCATGTCGGTGCCGGATCTCACCGGCGACGTGAAGCGGGCCACCAGGCTGGTGGTGACCGGTCGGCTGCCCGGCACCGGCGAACACGTGCGGCTGACGACCGACGGGTTCGAGGCCCGGGCTCTCCAGCATGAGATCGATCACTGCGTGGGCAAGCTCTTCCTCGACCGGGTGGCCGGGGCGCACGCGATCTTCCCCCGCAAGGTCTACCAGTGA
- the disA gene encoding DNA integrity scanning diadenylate cyclase DisA: MPIDRDANRITGAIPQVRAGVPGAAARPVSAGMTMSGPSASGDPLRANLALMAPGTALRDGLERILRGRTGALIVLGYDKVVESLCTGGFPLDVEFSATRVRELCKMDGAVVLSSDGTRIVRAAVHLMPDPSIPTEESGTRHRTAERVARQTGYPVISVSQSMRIISLYVNGQRHVLDDSAAILSRANQALATLERYKLRLDEVSGTLSALEIEDLVTVRDAVAVVQRLEMVRRIADEIAGYVVELGTDGRLLALQLDELMAGVDADRTLVIRDYLPVGRKARTLDEALVELDLLTATELIDLVSVARAIGYGGASDALEAAVSPRGFRLLAKVPRLPASIIDRLVNHFGTLQRLLGATVEDLQAVDGVGDARARGVREGLSRLAESSILERYV, from the coding sequence GTGCCGATCGACCGCGATGCCAACCGAATCACCGGCGCCATCCCCCAGGTCCGGGCCGGTGTCCCGGGCGCTGCGGCGCGTCCCGTCTCCGCCGGCATGACGATGAGCGGCCCGAGCGCCAGCGGCGACCCGCTGCGCGCCAACCTGGCCCTGATGGCCCCCGGCACCGCGCTGCGGGACGGCCTGGAGCGGATCCTGCGCGGCCGCACCGGGGCGTTGATCGTGCTCGGGTACGACAAGGTCGTCGAGTCGCTCTGCACCGGCGGCTTTCCGCTGGACGTGGAGTTCTCCGCGACCCGGGTCCGCGAGTTGTGCAAGATGGACGGCGCCGTGGTGCTGTCCAGCGACGGGACCCGCATCGTGCGGGCCGCGGTGCACCTGATGCCCGACCCGTCGATCCCGACCGAGGAGTCGGGCACCCGGCACCGGACCGCGGAGCGGGTGGCCCGGCAGACCGGCTACCCGGTCATCTCGGTCAGCCAGTCCATGCGGATCATCAGCCTCTACGTCAACGGGCAGCGGCACGTGCTCGACGACTCGGCGGCGATCCTGTCCCGGGCGAATCAGGCGCTGGCCACCCTCGAACGCTACAAGCTGCGCCTCGACGAGGTCTCCGGCACGCTCTCGGCGCTGGAGATCGAGGACCTGGTCACCGTGCGCGACGCCGTGGCCGTCGTGCAGCGGCTGGAGATGGTGCGCCGGATCGCCGACGAGATCGCCGGATACGTCGTGGAGCTGGGCACCGACGGCCGGCTGCTGGCCCTGCAACTGGACGAGCTGATGGCCGGGGTGGACGCCGACCGGACCCTGGTGATCCGGGACTACCTGCCGGTCGGCCGCAAGGCCCGGACCCTGGACGAGGCCCTGGTCGAGCTGGACCTGCTGACCGCGACCGAACTGATCGACCTGGTCTCGGTGGCTCGGGCGATCGGCTACGGTGGCGCGTCGGACGCGCTGGAGGCGGCCGTGAGTCCCCGTGGCTTCCGGCTGCTCGCGAAGGTGCCCCGGCTACCGGCGTCCATCATCGACCGGCTGGTCAACCACTTCGGTACGCTCCAGCGGCTGCTGGGCGCGACCGTCGAGGACCTGCAGGCGGTGGACGGCGTGGGGGACGCGAGAGCCCGCGGCGTGCGCGAGGGGCTGTCCCGGCTCGCCGAGTCCTCCATCCTCGAACGCTACGTGTAG